From Echeneis naucrates chromosome 7, fEcheNa1.1, whole genome shotgun sequence, one genomic window encodes:
- the tmem269 gene encoding transmembrane protein 269 isoform X1 codes for MIDSDLYNLQAVHLKMLSRSPSHSFFQCTNKLFLSDRATGHQIKEFARKNAANALSVANMVMGMASILSSLSGHHHAACWLVLIGYLLDLADGAVARRLNACSAVGAKLDDFADFTTFGIATSLLLRTSELLDNVLCMCYVLSVLTRLCFYSSGIPFMYRGLPCIYSSAILASASLLSGGNMVLLRAIALAMILFMISQSFYPHDRVLESQAWKKVVYAGGVVMVFCSFFPPACVYYLLWSVSYILFPTSLWSSKV; via the exons ATGATTGACTCAGATTTATACAATTTGCAGGCTGTTCATCTAAAAATGCTCAGCCGCTCACCCAGTCACA GTTTCTTCCAGTGTACCAACAAGCTCTTTCTGAGTGATCGGGCCACAGGCCACCAGATCAAGGAATTTGCTCgaaaaaatgcagcaaatgcTCTGTCGGTTGCCAACATGGTCATGGGCATGGCCTCCATTCTCAGCAGTCTCAGCGG GCACCATCATGCTGCATGTTGGCTGGTCCTGATTGGTTACCTGCTGGATTTAGCAGATGGAGCCGTTGCCAGGAGACTCAATGCCTGCTCTGCAGTGG GTGCAAAGCTGGATGATTTCGCCGACTTTACAACATTCGGCATCGCCACGTCGCTGCTGTTGAGAACATCTGAGCTGCTGGATAACGTCCTGTGCATGTGTTACGTCCTCTCTGTGTTAACCCGCCTCTGTTTCTACTCAAGCG GGATCCCGTTCATGTACCGCGGCCTGCCCTGCATCTACTCCTCAGCCATCCTGGCCAGTGCTTCCCTGCTGTCTGGGGGGAACATGGTGCTGCTGCGTGCCATCGCACTGGCCATGATCCTCTTCATGATCAGCCAGAGTTTCTACCCTCACGACAGAGTGCTGGAGTCCCAGGCCTGGAAGAAAGTAGTTTATGCTGGAG GCGTTGTCATGGTGTTCTGCTCTTTCTTCCCGCCGGCCTGTGTGTACTATCTGCTGTGGTCTGTCTCCTACATTTTGTTCCCGACATCCCTTTGGAGCAGTAAGGTGTGA
- the tmem269 gene encoding transmembrane protein 269 isoform X2, which produces MILLSASSGFFQCTNKLFLSDRATGHQIKEFARKNAANALSVANMVMGMASILSSLSGHHHAACWLVLIGYLLDLADGAVARRLNACSAVGAKLDDFADFTTFGIATSLLLRTSELLDNVLCMCYVLSVLTRLCFYSSGIPFMYRGLPCIYSSAILASASLLSGGNMVLLRAIALAMILFMISQSFYPHDRVLESQAWKKVVYAGGVVMVFCSFFPPACVYYLLWSVSYILFPTSLWSSKV; this is translated from the exons ATGATCCTCCTGTCTGCCTCATCCG GTTTCTTCCAGTGTACCAACAAGCTCTTTCTGAGTGATCGGGCCACAGGCCACCAGATCAAGGAATTTGCTCgaaaaaatgcagcaaatgcTCTGTCGGTTGCCAACATGGTCATGGGCATGGCCTCCATTCTCAGCAGTCTCAGCGG GCACCATCATGCTGCATGTTGGCTGGTCCTGATTGGTTACCTGCTGGATTTAGCAGATGGAGCCGTTGCCAGGAGACTCAATGCCTGCTCTGCAGTGG GTGCAAAGCTGGATGATTTCGCCGACTTTACAACATTCGGCATCGCCACGTCGCTGCTGTTGAGAACATCTGAGCTGCTGGATAACGTCCTGTGCATGTGTTACGTCCTCTCTGTGTTAACCCGCCTCTGTTTCTACTCAAGCG GGATCCCGTTCATGTACCGCGGCCTGCCCTGCATCTACTCCTCAGCCATCCTGGCCAGTGCTTCCCTGCTGTCTGGGGGGAACATGGTGCTGCTGCGTGCCATCGCACTGGCCATGATCCTCTTCATGATCAGCCAGAGTTTCTACCCTCACGACAGAGTGCTGGAGTCCCAGGCCTGGAAGAAAGTAGTTTATGCTGGAG GCGTTGTCATGGTGTTCTGCTCTTTCTTCCCGCCGGCCTGTGTGTACTATCTGCTGTGGTCTGTCTCCTACATTTTGTTCCCGACATCCCTTTGGAGCAGTAAGGTGTGA
- the LOC115046726 gene encoding tyrosine-protein kinase STYK1: MDVETKCRNDTSLQCYEESSGPLAVIVIPSVLALSTVLVVALIFCSLYKNKQRAHRMSSPFAIGQQNVTLTAASVSTPKVQQVLNSWEIPQECVLEGLEFWQAGRYGPICKGLLKRGDGSSSAVVVKSLRDGPNQPEAKEFVERLLFHATVCKHQNVVQMLHCQTRRPPMYLVLDDYMPGNLLHFLWTLRNRNSDTDTDPLQIFSERSVFLVAKQVAAGLDYLMSEHRLVHGDVAARNILIGPGLSARVSGLGEAFGGRRTDSAFRQRASEVPLKWQAPERIIMQLNIDRSDVWSFGILLYEMITLGSPPYPELEPLSVLPKLQGSYRMKRPANCGGSLYDLMKYCWMWSFKDRPTFSAIIKLLDSSLDLTALKPLHVPEVMDILVYNKKAGLIS; the protein is encoded by the exons ATGGACGTGGAAACAAAATGCAGGAATGACACCTCGCTCCAATGCT ACGAGGAGTCATCGGGTCCGCTCGCTGTGATCGTCATCCCTTCTGTCTTGGCTCTCAGCACAGTTTTGGTGGTGGCTCTGATCTTCTGCAGCCTCtacaagaacaaacaaagagCACACAGAATGTCGAGTCCTTTCGCAATTG GCCAGCAGAATGTCACCCTGACTGCAGCTTCTGTCAGCACTCCAAAGGTCCAGCAGGTTTTAAATTCCTGGGAGATCCCTCAGGAGTGTGTTCTTGAGGGACTAGAGTTCTGGCAAGCTGGCCGTTATGGCCCCATTTGTAAAGGTCTGCTGAAGAGGGGAGACGGTTCCTCTTCTGCCGTGGTGGTGAAGTCCCTGAGAG ATGGCCCCAACCAGCCTGAGGCGAAGGAGTTTGTGGAGCGGCTCCTGTTCCACGCCACAGTGTGCAAACACCAGAACGTGGTGCAGATGTTGCACTGTCAGACCAGGCGCCCGCCCATGTATCTCGTCTTAGATGACTACATGCCAGGAAAcctccttcacttcctctggACACTCAGAAAT AGGAATTCAGACACTGATACAGATCCATTGCAGATCTTCTCTGAGAGGTCAGTGTTTCTGGTGGCAAAACAGGTTGCAGCCGGTCTG GATTACCTGATGTCAGAGCACAGGCTGGTGCACGGGGACGTCGCTGCCAGGAACATCTTAATTGGCCCAGGCCTCTCCGCTCGGGTGTCAGGCCTGGGTGAGGCTTTTGGAGGACGCAGAACGGATTCAGCATTTAGGCAGAGGGCATCAGAGGTGCCTCTCAAATGGCAGGCTCCAGAGAGGATCATAATGCAGCTCAATATCGACAGGAGCGATGT GTGGTCATTTGGAATCTTACTCTATGAAATGATAACTTTAG GTTCTCCTCCATACCCCGAGTTAGAgcctctgtctgtccttccaAAACTGCAGGGGTCATATCGAATGAAGAGACCAGCGAATTGTGGAGGATCGTT GTATGACCTGATGAAGTACTGCTGGATGTGGAGTTTCAAAGACCGACCCACGTTCTCAGCCATCATCAAGCTGCTGGATTCCTCCCTGGACCTCACAGCTCTTAAACCTCTTCATGTTCCTGAGGTCATGGACATATTGGTGTACAACAAAAAGGCCGGACTGATCTCCTAA